CTTTCAGCAGCTAGTGTACAGATCTTTTGCAAACCACTTCGTCCAGGCGCCATATGTGTCTGGATAAGTCCTGCAGCTTCCAGCTTGCGCACATGCATAGTCATAATGGCGCTGCTCAAATTTACTGCCCCGGCCAATTCCTTGACATTCATAGGCTTCTCGGCAAGCAAACGCAACAGGTGTAGACGTACTGAGCTGGCTAAAGCTTCGTAGACGGGAAGGGATTCCTCCGACAGGTCAAGTTTCATAGATGGCCTCCAATTTAAATTTATAGGCTACTCGATTAAGGGATTTATTAATAACAAAGATTGAATTATCGTTTATTCAAGACGTATAGTTAATGATTATATTATTTAAATGCTTATTTTACAATACGAAGGTGAGAGATTTTCTGAACGGTCAATCACATCGAGAGAGGTGTTCGAGAAAAAAAGAACGAAGCCTAAGGCTTCGCTCTCTTTCTAAATCATGATTCTATTAATTTACATTCGAGAAGCCCTCACCAGAGAATTGCTCACCTCCGTCGAGGTAGACCTTCACGGTACCATTGTTGACCGTAAACGCTGCATGTGTCCATTTATTTTCTGGAATCTTCATAGCGGAAATAGCGTCATATCATGCCTCACCGGACCATAGAAGCGTTTTACCCCCGCCGTTCTGTGGAACGAAGCTAATCCAGTTGTTTATCGAAGCAGCACCAAAGAAAGTTGTCGTTGCATCAGTAAGCTGCTCAAGGTTTAACCACATAGATACTGTATAAGTATTGCTGTCAATTAATCCATTAGGTAACCGGGTACCGGAAACACCGTTAAATACTGCGGCTTGATCGGCGACACGGTTGCCGTATGTGATGTTGCCTACTGTTGGAGCATCCCTTTTTTTATAATGGAAGATCACGTCGTCTGAACAGCGCTACCCCTAAGGCAAAAGCGAGGATACCGATCAACAGTAACCAACTGGAGACCTGGATCACCTCCACGTTTCCTTGAACGATTTTACCGGGCTGATAGAAGGAGAATAGGGTCAGATAACGTAACCCCTCTAGCTTATCGCTTATTTTACCGAGCAGATCCAGAGTAAAGAATCCGAAAGTGATGGCGCCGGAAATTCCAAGCGATTTTTTCTCATCATTACATACTGAGGATACGAGAAAGGCAATTCCCCCAACCGAAAAAAACAATAAAAAGGCCACGGTATTCAGCTGAGTAAATCGGCCGATGTTAAATTCATATTC
The window above is part of the Paenibacillus sp. FSL K6-0276 genome. Proteins encoded here:
- a CDS encoding LamG-like jellyroll fold domain-containing protein encodes the protein MSAMKIPENKWTHAAFTVNNGTVKVYLDGGEQFSGEGFSNVN